Proteins from one Legionella taurinensis genomic window:
- a CDS encoding class I SAM-dependent methyltransferase: protein MHDFAIGYAEEALRVQAQALAASLHLPLDNQAPNRLVFTAERLELHIQGFKPQYADFSSRLWQRRRDAGKQQGLVKACKPVAGMRLLDVTAGWGRDAAILASFGADVHMLERNVVMAALLADALARRDLRSQEVLHLHIQHQDALQYLNELTESEYPDVIYMDPMHPPRDKSALVKKDMQSLQQLIGEDKDALALLTLARRRVRQRVVVKWPQHAEPLVKPSRRIEGKTVRFDIYLP, encoded by the coding sequence ATGCATGACTTCGCCATAGGCTACGCGGAAGAGGCCCTGCGCGTGCAGGCGCAGGCGTTGGCGGCATCATTGCACTTACCCCTTGACAATCAAGCCCCCAATCGGTTGGTGTTCACCGCCGAGCGGCTGGAGTTGCACATTCAGGGGTTTAAACCCCAGTATGCGGATTTCAGCAGCAGGCTCTGGCAGAGACGGCGGGATGCCGGTAAGCAGCAGGGGTTGGTGAAAGCCTGTAAACCCGTTGCGGGTATGCGCCTGCTGGATGTGACCGCAGGATGGGGGCGTGACGCGGCCATATTGGCCAGTTTTGGCGCCGACGTGCACATGCTGGAGCGCAATGTTGTGATGGCTGCTTTGCTGGCAGATGCCTTGGCGCGTCGTGATCTGCGCTCTCAGGAGGTGTTGCATTTGCACATTCAGCATCAGGATGCCCTTCAGTATTTGAATGAATTGACGGAGTCTGAATACCCTGACGTTATTTACATGGATCCCATGCATCCGCCGCGCGACAAATCGGCGCTGGTTAAAAAAGACATGCAGAGTTTGCAGCAACTGATAGGCGAAGATAAAGACGCCCTGGCTTTATTGACTCTGGCAAGACGCAGGGTCAGGCAGCGGGTGGTGGTTAAGTGGCCGCAGCACGCTGAGCCGTTGGTCAAGCCTTCTCGACGCATTGAAGGTAAAACGGTACGGTTTGATATTTATTTGCCCTAG
- a CDS encoding MlaA family lipoprotein has translation MRLIASLTTLASALLLSGCFHKGPNPDDPYESLNRKIYRFNNAFDATILKPPARLYKAVLPDPVRASINNAYNNINMIPTVANDVLQWEWRYAIKDTWRFVVNSTFGIGGLFDVADKRFGLPPHSNDLGLTFAKWGDKKSPFIMIPLMGPSTIRDGMGMLFEYTVITPYPYIGNDAVIYGLIGLRYVDLRSQLFETERLMSEALDPYAFLRDAYLQHRHYRITGQQGAALAANGDDSNDGSDYVDDEGSDENLGTDYVDEDEA, from the coding sequence ATGCGTTTAATTGCGAGTCTAACCACACTGGCAAGTGCTTTACTGTTGTCAGGCTGCTTTCATAAAGGTCCCAACCCAGATGACCCTTATGAATCGCTTAACCGCAAAATTTATCGTTTTAATAATGCCTTTGACGCCACCATTTTAAAACCGCCAGCCCGCCTTTATAAGGCCGTCCTGCCCGATCCGGTAAGGGCCAGCATCAATAATGCCTACAATAACATCAATATGATTCCTACTGTGGCCAACGACGTGCTGCAATGGGAATGGCGTTATGCGATTAAAGACACCTGGCGTTTTGTCGTTAACTCCACCTTTGGTATTGGCGGGTTATTTGATGTGGCTGATAAACGCTTTGGTTTGCCGCCCCACAGCAACGATCTGGGGCTCACGTTCGCCAAGTGGGGAGATAAAAAATCCCCCTTCATCATGATACCTTTGATGGGACCAAGCACCATTCGCGATGGCATGGGCATGTTGTTTGAATACACAGTGATAACCCCCTACCCCTACATCGGCAATGACGCGGTGATTTATGGTTTAATTGGCCTGCGTTATGTTGATTTACGCTCACAACTTTTTGAAACCGAACGCCTGATGAGCGAGGCGCTCGATCCTTACGCTTTCCTGCGCGATGCCTACCTGCAGCATCGTCATTACCGTATTACCGGCCAACAGGGAGCAGCCCTGGCGGCAAACGGCGATGACAGCAATGACGGCAGTGATTACGTGGATGATGAAGGCAGCGACGAGAATCTGGGTACTGATTACGTGGATGAAGACGAGGCTTAA
- the pip gene encoding prolyl aminopeptidase produces MHTLYPAIQPYKRHELAVNPLHTLYLEETGNPEGLPVMVLHPGPGAGGSAYLRRFFDPQVYRIIIFDQRGCGRSAPHSEIRDNTTQDLLDDIDAIRTHLGISRFMLFGGGWGSLLALLYAELYPQQIGGLLLHRIFLGRPRDVAWFYQQGASLIYPDYWQEFLSIVPVERRGEIPQYYAECLQGNNELARMSAAKNWALWQARCSSLQPHLSVIDQYSEPHFALALATLESHYIVNHYFIEENQVLNNAQKIRHVPTYLVHGRYDMVCPLAGAWDLHRALPTSNLSIVRDAGHSDREAGIIDALVCAAKEMARQGSDAC; encoded by the coding sequence ATGCATACTTTATATCCAGCAATCCAACCCTACAAACGGCATGAACTGGCCGTCAACCCCCTTCATACCCTGTACCTTGAAGAAACCGGCAATCCCGAAGGGTTGCCCGTGATGGTGCTTCATCCCGGTCCAGGAGCTGGTGGAAGCGCCTACTTACGCCGTTTTTTTGATCCGCAGGTTTACCGCATCATCATTTTTGATCAGCGCGGTTGCGGCCGTTCCGCCCCACATTCTGAAATCAGGGACAACACCACTCAGGACCTGCTGGATGACATCGATGCAATCCGAACCCATTTGGGCATTAGCCGGTTTATGCTTTTTGGTGGCGGTTGGGGCTCTCTGCTGGCGCTGCTTTATGCCGAGCTTTACCCTCAGCAAATCGGCGGTTTACTGTTGCACCGTATTTTTTTAGGCCGCCCCCGCGACGTGGCCTGGTTTTATCAACAGGGCGCCAGTCTGATTTACCCAGACTACTGGCAGGAATTCTTAAGCATCGTGCCCGTGGAAAGACGCGGGGAAATTCCCCAGTATTATGCCGAATGCCTCCAAGGCAATAATGAACTGGCGCGCATGAGCGCGGCTAAAAACTGGGCCCTGTGGCAGGCGCGCTGCAGCAGCCTGCAGCCGCATTTAAGTGTCATTGATCAATACAGCGAACCGCATTTTGCCCTCGCACTGGCGACACTGGAGTCGCACTACATTGTCAACCACTATTTTATTGAAGAAAATCAGGTGTTAAACAACGCCCAAAAAATCCGCCATGTCCCCACCTACCTCGTCCATGGCCGTTACGACATGGTCTGTCCACTGGCGGGCGCCTGGGATTTACATCGGGCTCTGCCCACGTCCAATTTGAGCATTGTCAGGGATGCGGGGCATTCCGATCGCGAGGCAGGCATCATTGATGCGCTGGTTTGTGCCGCCAAGGAAATGGCTCGTCAGGGGTCTGATGCATGCTGA
- the dtd gene encoding D-aminoacyl-tRNA deacylase, translating to MLTVIQRVKEARVEVNNATIGAINHGLLILCGFEITDSLTTLAAMLEKCLNYRLFSDEQGKMNLNLRQVEGGLLLVPQFTLVADTRKGLRPSFSKAAPPSQGQMLFEELLILARQHYSLVASGQFGADMQVHLCNDGPVTFVMQF from the coding sequence ATGCTGACTGTCATTCAACGCGTGAAGGAAGCCCGGGTGGAAGTCAACAACGCCACCATCGGCGCCATCAACCACGGCCTGTTAATCCTGTGTGGGTTTGAAATCACCGACAGCCTGACCACCTTAGCGGCCATGCTTGAGAAATGCCTGAACTACCGCCTGTTCAGTGACGAGCAGGGCAAAATGAATTTGAACCTTCGCCAGGTGGAAGGCGGCCTGCTGCTGGTACCGCAATTTACTTTAGTCGCAGACACCCGTAAGGGATTGCGACCCAGTTTTTCCAAAGCCGCGCCCCCCTCGCAGGGGCAAATGCTGTTTGAAGAACTGCTCATTCTGGCCAGACAACATTATTCCCTCGTCGCCAGCGGCCAATTCGGGGCAGACATGCAGGTTCATCTCTGCAACGACGGGCCGGTGACCTTTGTGATGCAATTTTAA
- a CDS encoding MetQ/NlpA family ABC transporter substrate-binding protein: MRLLSILILAVGLVACNKPSPNTLTIGTIAGPETDLVDVAKEQALKDYGLTIKIVEFNDYNLPNEALQDGSLDANVYQHLPYLQAAIKAHGYNLEAIGKTFVYPTGIYSSKYKSLKKLPENAIIAIPNDPSNEARALILLQKAKLITLKHTTTATTDDIASNPKHLQIKELDAAQLPRVLSDVDAAVINTNFAVPAGLSPSRDALFLEGKDSPYANLIVIRRDSDKRSQLEQFVKAMNSNPVKEKAKELFGDAAIPAWDEKN, encoded by the coding sequence ATGCGTTTATTGAGTATTCTGATTCTGGCTGTGGGTTTAGTCGCCTGCAACAAACCCTCACCCAACACATTAACCATCGGCACCATTGCCGGGCCGGAAACCGATCTGGTCGACGTGGCTAAAGAGCAGGCGCTTAAGGATTATGGCCTGACCATTAAAATTGTGGAATTTAATGACTACAACCTGCCCAATGAGGCCCTGCAGGACGGAAGTCTCGATGCCAACGTGTACCAGCATTTACCTTACCTGCAGGCTGCCATCAAAGCGCACGGTTATAATCTGGAAGCAATAGGCAAAACCTTTGTTTACCCCACGGGCATTTACTCATCCAAATACAAGTCACTGAAAAAGCTGCCCGAGAATGCCATTATCGCCATTCCCAATGATCCCAGTAACGAGGCCCGTGCGTTAATCCTTCTGCAAAAAGCCAAGCTGATTACGCTGAAACACACCACCACGGCGACCACCGATGACATCGCTTCCAATCCCAAACACCTGCAAATCAAAGAACTGGATGCCGCGCAGTTGCCTCGCGTCCTGAGTGATGTCGATGCCGCCGTGATCAATACCAATTTTGCAGTTCCCGCCGGTTTAAGCCCATCGCGTGATGCCCTCTTTCTGGAAGGCAAGGATTCTCCCTACGCCAACCTGATTGTCATCCGCCGTGACAGCGACAAACGAAGCCAATTGGAACAATTTGTCAAAGCCATGAACTCCAATCCAGTCAAAGAAAAAGCCAAGGAATTGTTTGGCGATGCGGCGATTCCAGCCTGGGATGAAAAAAATTAA
- the gmhB gene encoding D-glycero-beta-D-manno-heptose 1,7-bisphosphate 7-phosphatase, which translates to MKKCIILDRDGIINQDSLHYIKSVNEFIPIPESLKAIARLTRAGYQIGVATNQSGVSRGYYSEAELQAIHAKMLATVREAGGDILAIEYCIHLPDSGCDCRKPQPGMLLKLADYFQCTPDNLLFVGDRVSDIQAAQAVGATPIMVLSPMTDRALLMHYPEVPVYPSLAAFVDEFLVQSHA; encoded by the coding sequence ATGAAGAAATGCATCATTTTGGACAGGGATGGCATCATTAACCAGGATTCTCTGCACTACATCAAGTCGGTGAATGAGTTTATTCCTATCCCTGAAAGCCTCAAGGCCATTGCCCGTTTAACACGGGCCGGGTATCAAATTGGTGTGGCCACCAATCAATCGGGTGTGTCGCGCGGCTACTACAGCGAAGCCGAGTTACAGGCTATCCACGCCAAAATGCTGGCGACAGTACGTGAAGCGGGTGGGGACATTCTGGCGATTGAATACTGCATCCATTTGCCTGATTCCGGCTGTGACTGCCGCAAGCCCCAACCGGGTATGCTGCTGAAACTGGCCGATTATTTCCAATGCACGCCCGATAATTTATTGTTTGTCGGTGATCGGGTGTCGGACATTCAGGCCGCGCAGGCGGTGGGTGCGACACCCATCATGGTACTGTCACCCATGACAGACCGGGCTTTGTTAATGCACTACCCGGAGGTTCCTGTTTACCCTTCGCTGGCGGCTTTTGTGGATGAATTCCTTGTCCAATCCCATGCATGA
- a CDS encoding DsbA family protein, whose product MKLKSLMTAGALLAAVASPVVMAADNTMSDDQKKAIEKVVHDYLVNNPEVLLEASKALQEKQQASMQQQAQAAILENASQLFSDKMTVLGNPKGNVTLVEFFDYQCIHCKKMAPIVAALIKKDSNLRVVFKEFPIFGSSSDMASRAALAAALQGKYQPMHEALLKQEGRLNEKIIMDTAKSVGLDMTKFKTDMDSQAVKDALSANRELAEKLRLMGTPAFIIASTPAGQFKTGTTPAFIPGAASEQALQDLIKKASSS is encoded by the coding sequence GTGAAGCTTAAAAGTCTAATGACTGCCGGTGCACTCCTGGCTGCAGTCGCATCACCCGTTGTAATGGCCGCTGATAACACCATGTCAGATGACCAGAAAAAAGCCATCGAAAAAGTTGTGCATGATTATTTGGTCAATAATCCCGAAGTGTTGCTGGAAGCGTCTAAAGCCTTACAGGAAAAACAACAGGCCAGCATGCAGCAACAGGCTCAGGCCGCTATCCTTGAAAATGCCTCGCAGTTATTCAGCGATAAAATGACCGTTTTAGGTAATCCAAAAGGCAATGTGACGCTGGTTGAGTTTTTTGATTACCAGTGCATTCACTGTAAAAAAATGGCGCCCATTGTTGCCGCTTTGATTAAGAAAGACAGCAACCTGCGCGTGGTGTTCAAGGAATTCCCCATTTTCGGCAGCAGTTCGGACATGGCTTCACGCGCGGCACTCGCAGCCGCTTTGCAGGGCAAATACCAACCCATGCACGAAGCACTGCTCAAGCAGGAAGGCCGTCTGAATGAGAAAATCATTATGGACACGGCGAAATCTGTCGGTCTGGACATGACCAAATTTAAAACGGACATGGACAGCCAGGCTGTCAAAGACGCCTTGAGTGCGAACCGTGAGCTGGCTGAAAAACTGCGACTCATGGGTACGCCTGCGTTTATCATTGCGTCAACACCTGCGGGTCAATTCAAAACCGGAACCACGCCGGCGTTTATCCCGGGTGCTGCCAGCGAACAGGCGCTGCAGGATCTGATTAAAAAAGCCTCCTCCAGTTAA
- the glyS gene encoding glycine--tRNA ligase subunit beta — MKLNDFLFEIGCEELPFAAVKNLASALADNVKAAFDKAQLTYQAIHPFASPRRLALLITQLPEEQPQQQLSRRGPALNAAYDNQGQPTKALLGFAKSCGVDISELTVLKTDKGEWLVHDTVAKGAKTKDLLPELINQAVAALPIAKPMRWGDGEVEFARPVHWIVMLLGEEVIPCTVLGVPAGQTTYGHRFHHPEAIHLTKPDAYEETLAKALVMVDPEKRRQQIKDDVEALATKHQAKAIMSDSLLDEVAAIVEWPKPLLASFAPEFLQVPPEALIASMQSHQKCFALADSQGKLLPHFVAVANINSTNPSQVIAGNEKVMRARLSDAAFFFDQDKKQALSQHKAATEKVVFQARLGTLADKAQRIQSLINNLITPLELREAQAHRAAELSKCDLMTGMVGEFPELQGLMGYYYALHDGEDRDVAVALNEQYLPRFSGDALPATPLGLALSLADRLDTLVGIFAIGQKPSGVKDPFKLRRHALAVVRLLLSTPARISLQALINQSKAAYGDVINQQEESLNEIKGFILERLQSFYQAKGVSGDLVQAVKARQDDWLYDFDRRVTALADFVTRPEASVLSAACKRVNNILQQAEPMTAGTALMVSLLEEGAEHALYTHLNQIEDHIKPLYQKGDYSAILNQLARLREPVDAFFDQVMVMVDDEQIRMNRLHLLKQLQTVLQGVADISLLQLPGSSNG, encoded by the coding sequence ATGAAGTTGAATGATTTTTTATTTGAAATAGGGTGTGAAGAATTACCCTTTGCAGCGGTTAAAAATCTGGCCTCTGCGCTGGCGGACAACGTCAAGGCGGCTTTCGATAAGGCGCAGCTGACGTATCAAGCGATCCATCCCTTTGCCAGCCCAAGACGTCTGGCGCTGCTCATTACCCAATTGCCGGAAGAGCAGCCGCAACAACAGTTATCGCGTCGCGGACCTGCCCTCAATGCCGCCTACGACAATCAGGGACAGCCAACCAAAGCCCTGTTGGGCTTCGCTAAATCCTGTGGTGTGGACATCAGTGAGTTGACTGTGCTTAAAACCGACAAGGGCGAATGGTTGGTGCATGACACAGTCGCCAAAGGGGCTAAAACCAAAGACCTGTTGCCTGAATTGATAAACCAGGCTGTTGCCGCACTGCCCATCGCCAAACCCATGCGCTGGGGGGATGGCGAGGTTGAATTTGCACGGCCAGTCCATTGGATAGTCATGCTTTTGGGTGAAGAGGTGATTCCTTGCACCGTATTGGGCGTGCCGGCGGGACAAACGACTTACGGTCACCGTTTTCATCACCCTGAAGCCATTCATTTAACGAAGCCAGACGCCTACGAAGAAACACTGGCTAAGGCTCTGGTTATGGTGGACCCTGAAAAACGGCGCCAGCAGATAAAGGACGACGTCGAGGCGCTGGCGACAAAACACCAGGCTAAAGCCATCATGTCCGATTCACTGCTGGATGAAGTGGCTGCCATTGTCGAATGGCCCAAGCCCTTGTTGGCCAGCTTTGCTCCTGAGTTTTTACAGGTGCCGCCGGAAGCGTTGATTGCATCCATGCAATCGCATCAGAAATGCTTTGCTCTGGCAGACAGTCAGGGGAAATTGTTGCCGCACTTTGTCGCGGTTGCCAACATCAACAGCACCAATCCTTCACAAGTGATCGCCGGCAATGAAAAAGTCATGCGTGCCCGCTTAAGCGATGCGGCATTCTTTTTCGATCAGGATAAAAAGCAGGCCTTGAGTCAGCACAAGGCAGCCACGGAAAAAGTCGTTTTCCAGGCGCGCTTGGGCACCCTGGCTGACAAGGCACAGCGCATTCAGTCGCTGATAAACAACCTCATTACTCCATTGGAATTACGTGAGGCTCAGGCTCATCGAGCGGCCGAACTCAGTAAATGCGATTTAATGACGGGGATGGTCGGTGAATTTCCGGAATTGCAGGGATTAATGGGGTATTATTACGCTTTGCATGATGGCGAAGATCGTGACGTTGCGGTGGCTTTAAACGAACAATACCTGCCGCGTTTTTCGGGGGATGCCTTACCGGCCACACCCCTGGGTCTGGCATTATCGCTTGCTGATCGCCTGGACACGCTGGTGGGCATTTTTGCCATCGGACAGAAGCCGTCTGGCGTCAAAGATCCATTTAAATTACGCCGTCATGCCCTGGCTGTCGTTCGCCTGTTGCTGTCCACGCCTGCACGCATTTCCTTGCAGGCATTAATCAACCAAAGCAAAGCGGCGTATGGGGACGTGATTAACCAGCAGGAAGAAAGCCTCAATGAAATCAAAGGCTTCATTCTTGAGCGTCTGCAATCCTTTTATCAAGCCAAGGGTGTTTCTGGCGATTTGGTGCAGGCGGTGAAAGCACGTCAGGATGACTGGTTGTATGATTTTGATCGCCGTGTGACGGCCCTGGCTGATTTTGTCACCCGGCCCGAAGCGTCCGTGTTGAGTGCCGCCTGTAAGCGAGTTAATAACATTCTGCAACAGGCAGAACCCATGACAGCCGGTACGGCCCTGATGGTGTCCTTATTGGAAGAGGGCGCTGAGCATGCGCTTTACACCCATTTGAATCAGATTGAAGACCACATTAAGCCGCTGTATCAGAAGGGCGATTACAGTGCCATCCTAAATCAGCTCGCTCGCTTGCGGGAACCAGTGGATGCCTTTTTTGATCAGGTTATGGTGATGGTTGACGATGAGCAAATCCGCATGAATCGCCTCCATCTGTTAAAACAACTGCAAACGGTGTTACAAGGCGTTGCCGATATTTCACTGTTGCAATTGCCCGGCAGCAGCAACGGATGA
- a CDS encoding PA3496 family putative envelope integrity protein, which yields MSSQTFDDFETEVDDFSDNPDAILIESSPTTKLERRRRIEELAEEKRLREELAEYNYV from the coding sequence ATGAGTTCACAAACTTTTGATGATTTTGAGACCGAGGTTGACGATTTCAGTGACAATCCTGATGCCATTCTTATTGAAAGCAGTCCCACTACCAAATTGGAAAGACGACGCCGTATTGAAGAATTGGCCGAAGAAAAGCGCCTGCGGGAAGAATTAGCCGAATACAATTACGTTTGA
- the glyQ gene encoding glycine--tRNA ligase subunit alpha — MTKPSTFQDIILTLQQFWAARGCVILQPLDMEVGAGTFHPATFLRAIGPEPWSAAYVQPSRRPADGRYGENPNRVQHYYQFQVILKPSPLDIQDKYLDSLRALGVDPLADDIRFVEDNWESPTLGAWGLGWEVWQNGMEVSQFTYFQQVGGLPCKPVTGELTYGLERLAMYVLGVDNLFDLPWAHTAQGLVTYGDVFHQNEVEMSAFNFEHANVDALFQQFDYYEQEAEKLIALNLPLPAYEMVMKASHAFNLLDARRAISVTERQRYILRVRQLSRAVAQAYYQARETLGFPMLKVSHEVE; from the coding sequence ATGACAAAACCCAGTACTTTCCAGGATATTATTCTGACGTTGCAACAATTCTGGGCAGCAAGAGGCTGCGTAATATTGCAACCCCTGGACATGGAAGTCGGTGCCGGAACCTTTCATCCCGCGACCTTTCTTCGGGCGATTGGACCTGAACCCTGGTCTGCAGCCTACGTGCAACCGTCGCGACGGCCTGCGGATGGGCGCTATGGCGAAAATCCAAATCGAGTACAGCATTACTACCAGTTTCAAGTGATTTTAAAACCATCGCCGCTGGATATTCAGGACAAATACCTTGATTCCCTGCGGGCTCTCGGTGTTGATCCTCTGGCGGATGATATCCGCTTTGTCGAGGACAACTGGGAGTCGCCAACGCTTGGGGCCTGGGGCCTCGGTTGGGAAGTCTGGCAAAACGGCATGGAAGTGTCGCAATTTACGTATTTTCAACAGGTGGGAGGACTCCCCTGCAAGCCGGTGACGGGCGAGTTGACTTATGGCCTTGAGCGTTTGGCCATGTACGTTTTAGGGGTCGATAATCTCTTTGATTTGCCCTGGGCGCATACGGCACAGGGGCTCGTCACTTACGGTGATGTGTTTCATCAGAATGAAGTGGAAATGTCGGCGTTCAATTTTGAGCATGCCAACGTGGACGCGTTGTTTCAACAATTTGATTATTATGAACAGGAAGCCGAAAAACTGATTGCTTTGAATTTACCGTTGCCTGCCTATGAAATGGTGATGAAGGCCTCGCACGCCTTTAATCTCCTCGATGCGCGGCGCGCCATTTCGGTGACGGAAAGGCAACGTTACATTTTACGGGTGAGGCAACTTTCCAGAGCAGTAGCCCAGGCTTATTATCAGGCGCGCGAAACCCTGGGTTTCCCCATGCTGAAGGTGTCACATGAAGTTGAATGA
- the uvrD gene encoding DNA helicase II produces the protein MTVDALLKGLNDRQRQAVVAPLGNTLVLAGAGSGKTRVLVSRIAWLIQEHHFSPHSILAVTFTNKAAGEMKARLSHLLPVSLAGFWVGTFHGLCHRILRRHHQDARLPAEFHILDSEDQARVIKRVIAALNLDDDQWPVKQAQAFINGRKDEGLRPQHIHAQSFGPTRTLIQIYQAYEQACQTAGVVDFAELLLRTHELLRDNPDILQHYQHRFRAILVDEFQDTNTIQYAWIRLLAGQGASVMAVGDDDQSIYGWRGAKVENIQQFSQDFHNTLVVRLEQNYRSTATILDAANALINNNQSRMGKELWTEGSAGEKIMVYAAFNELDEARFISERIQMAIHDGRSADEIAILYRSNAQSRVIEEALLRAGIAYRIYGGVRFFERAEIKDTLAYLRLLANPDDDTAFERVVNFPTRGIGEKTLDELRQLARNCQGSLWQAAGELLAQGGLPQRAATALEKFIQLIRGLQAKTQYLELDEQLSEVINGSGLYAHFSKIKGDKSESRLDNLQELINAAKQFRYEQDVDEELPLLVAFLAHASLEAGEMQAAEHERYVHLMTLHAAKGLEFPMVFLAGMEEGVFPGKQSIEEPGRLEEERRLCYVGMTRAMEKLMLSYAEVRRQYGREEYHRPSRFLRELPAELLDEVRVKAHYQSAPSSSPKSSSVAAVAASEAGLKLGQNVSHAKFGQGVVISVEGSGAHTRVQIKFADHGVKWLVLAYANLTLAENCSF, from the coding sequence ATGACCGTGGATGCTTTACTGAAAGGGCTGAATGACAGACAACGACAGGCGGTTGTTGCGCCTTTGGGTAATACGCTGGTACTCGCCGGTGCCGGGAGCGGTAAAACGCGTGTACTGGTCAGCCGCATAGCCTGGCTTATTCAGGAACATCATTTCTCTCCCCATTCCATTCTGGCGGTTACCTTCACCAACAAGGCCGCTGGGGAAATGAAGGCGCGTTTAAGCCATCTGCTGCCGGTGTCTCTGGCTGGATTCTGGGTTGGAACTTTCCATGGTCTCTGTCATCGAATTTTGCGCCGTCATCATCAGGATGCCCGTTTGCCCGCTGAGTTTCATATTCTTGACAGTGAAGACCAGGCGCGGGTGATTAAACGAGTCATTGCGGCGCTGAATCTCGATGACGATCAATGGCCTGTCAAGCAGGCTCAGGCATTCATCAACGGCAGGAAAGACGAGGGGCTTCGCCCGCAGCACATCCATGCGCAATCCTTTGGACCTACACGTACCTTAATCCAGATTTATCAGGCGTATGAGCAGGCCTGCCAGACGGCCGGGGTGGTGGATTTTGCCGAATTGCTTCTGCGTACGCATGAGCTTCTGCGTGACAACCCGGACATTCTGCAACACTACCAACACCGTTTCCGCGCCATTCTGGTGGATGAGTTTCAGGATACCAACACCATTCAATACGCCTGGATCCGTCTGCTGGCAGGGCAGGGCGCATCCGTCATGGCTGTGGGAGATGATGACCAGTCCATTTACGGCTGGCGGGGGGCCAAAGTTGAAAACATTCAGCAATTCTCACAGGACTTCCACAACACGCTGGTTGTGCGTCTGGAACAGAATTACCGTTCAACCGCCACCATCCTCGATGCCGCCAATGCGTTAATTAACAATAACCAGTCCCGCATGGGCAAGGAATTATGGACCGAAGGCAGCGCCGGCGAAAAAATCATGGTCTACGCCGCGTTTAACGAATTGGATGAAGCCCGGTTTATCAGCGAGCGCATCCAGATGGCCATTCACGATGGGCGCAGCGCGGACGAGATTGCCATTCTCTATCGCTCCAATGCCCAGTCGCGAGTCATTGAGGAAGCCTTATTAAGGGCCGGAATTGCGTACCGCATTTATGGCGGCGTGCGCTTTTTTGAGCGGGCGGAGATTAAAGACACCCTGGCTTACCTGCGCTTACTGGCAAATCCGGATGACGATACCGCCTTTGAACGCGTGGTGAATTTTCCCACGCGGGGCATTGGTGAAAAGACGCTGGATGAATTGCGCCAGCTGGCCAGGAACTGTCAGGGGTCTCTCTGGCAGGCCGCCGGCGAATTGCTGGCTCAGGGTGGATTGCCGCAACGGGCCGCCACTGCCTTGGAAAAGTTCATCCAGCTCATCCGTGGATTGCAGGCTAAAACGCAATACCTGGAATTGGATGAGCAACTCTCCGAAGTGATTAACGGCAGTGGTTTATACGCGCACTTCTCCAAGATCAAGGGGGATAAATCAGAATCGCGTCTCGATAACCTGCAGGAATTGATTAACGCGGCCAAACAGTTCCGTTATGAACAGGATGTCGATGAGGAACTCCCTTTACTGGTTGCTTTCCTGGCCCATGCCTCATTAGAGGCCGGCGAAATGCAGGCGGCAGAACATGAGCGTTACGTGCACTTAATGACCCTGCATGCCGCCAAAGGACTGGAATTTCCCATGGTGTTTCTCGCGGGCATGGAAGAAGGCGTATTTCCCGGCAAGCAATCCATCGAAGAGCCCGGCCGTCTGGAAGAGGAGCGCCGCCTGTGTTATGTCGGAATGACGCGCGCCATGGAGAAACTCATGCTTTCCTATGCGGAAGTCCGGCGTCAGTATGGACGGGAAGAATACCACCGCCCATCCCGTTTTCTCCGCGAACTGCCCGCTGAATTGCTGGATGAAGTCAGGGTGAAGGCTCATTATCAGTCAGCGCCTTCCTCATCGCCCAAGTCGTCTTCGGTTGCAGCGGTGGCAGCCAGTGAGGCGGGATTGAAACTCGGGCAGAATGTTTCGCATGCGAAATTCGGTCAAGGGGTTGTGATCTCTGTGGAAGGCAGCGGCGCGCATACGCGTGTGCAGATTAAATTTGCCGATCATGGCGTGAAATGGCTGGTGTTAGCCTATGCCAATTTAACCCTTGCTGAAAATTGTTCTTTTTAA